A DNA window from Solanum lycopersicum chromosome 3, SLM_r2.1 contains the following coding sequences:
- the LOC101246903 gene encoding probable WRKY transcription factor 4 isoform X2, with translation MGENFKAPSVSVSSLSTLTIPPKDSFFGGGNMPYFSPGPMTLVSTFFSESEYPSFSQLLAGAMASPLAKPPTLFPGEEENCKQGYKQNRPMNLMVAQSPFFTIPTAFTPSGLLNSPGFLSAVQSPFGMSHQQALAHVTAQAALSQSYLQTQAECHFPSQSKSVQVLGASDPEESSLQPQLDTMSSDQKSKKFELPQLSQSEDKPSFNSVDRPASDGYNWRKYGQKMVKASECPRSYYKCTHLKCLVKKKVERSIDGHITEITYKGHHNHELPQPNKRRRDSCAQDGSDCSNINPETGTHTELEINGLNGALVAHSEQVSTEMACERSVSNECEDAETAASKEHDDEPNVKRMKTTVETPILSSSHKAEPESKIVVQTRSEVDILDDGFKWRKYGQKMVKGNHHPSTFNSFSQVMNEHL, from the exons ATGGGGGAAAACTTCAAAGCTCCATCAGTTTCAGTGTCTTCACTTTCAACACTAACAATCCCACCTAAAGACTCATTTTTTGGTGGTGGAAATATGCCCTATTTTAGTCCAGGTCCAATGACCCTTGTCTCTACTTTCTTCTCTGAATCTGAGTACCCATCTTTCTCCCAGCTTCTTGCTGGAGCTATGGCTTCTCCATTAGCAAAACCGCCTACCCTTTTTCCTGGAGAAGAAGAGAATTGTAAACAAGGGTATAAACAGAATCGACCCATGAATCTAATGGTGGCTCAATCTCCTTTCTTCACCATTCCAACCGCTTTTACTCCTTCTGGATTGCTTAATTCACCTGGATTTCTTTCCGCAGTTCAG AGTCCTTTTGGAATGTCACACCAGCAGGCCCTAGCACATGTTACAGCACAGGCAGCGTTATCCCAGTCTTACTTACAAACTCAAGCTGAATGCCATTTCCCCTCGCAAAGTAAATCAGTACAAGTATTAGGGGCATCTGACCCAGAGGAGTCTTCTTTACAACCTCAATTAGATACTATGTCGTCAGACCAgaagagtaagaaatttgaacTGCCACAGCTTTCGCAATCTGAGGACAAACCATCCTTTAATTCAGTCGATAGACCAGCTTCTGATGGTTACAATTGGAGGAAGTATGGCCAGAAGATGGTTAAAGCAAGTGAATGCCCTCGGAGCTACTATAAATGCACACATCTCAAATGTCTTGTCAAGAAGAAGGTTGAGCGATCCATTGATGGTCACATAACTGAGATAACCTATAAAGGCCATCACAACCATGAACTTCCTCAACCCAACAAACGCAGAAGAGACAGTTGTGCTCAGGATGGTTCAGACTGCTCCAATATTAACCCTGAAACTGGAACACATACTGAGCTAGAAATCAACGGCTTAAATGGGGCTCTTGTTGCTCATTCTGAACAGGTGTCTACTGAAATGGCGTGTGAACGTTCTGTTTCGAATGAATGTGAGGATGCTGAAACAGCAGCAAGCAAGGAACATGATGATGAACCAAATGTGAAGAGAAT GAAGACAACAGTTGAGACTCCTATTCTTTCATCATCACATAAAGCAGAACCAGAATCCAAGATTGTTGTGCAGACAAGGAGTGAAGTAGACATTTTGGATGACGGGTTCAAGTGGCGTAAATATGGACAGAAAATGGTGAAAGGGAATCATCATCCAAG